In the genome of Pagrus major chromosome 17, Pma_NU_1.0, the window GGCTCTGCAGTATTCAGTCAGCAAGTAACTGTCAACctaaaggtgttattgataacattcagccaaactaccaagactcttgatcGCCTACGAAACAGATATCAGTGTTGTACTATACTATATAATTATATAGTTATACAATTGGCTGAAAAACCTTGCTGGAAGCTGgaacaatatgtcattttcttacacagagatatacaaaacaatcattttggatctgacaaacatttaaaaattagtAATTCACAATCACCATAACGTTTTttaggaaaagagatacttttattttgcaccTTTCTACATGATCTGTAgatgtaatattaaaaaaaaaatgctttgtctACATCAAAATGTTCAACATGACCTTtgagttatcaaataaatgtagttgcCACCAAAATGTGGTTGAGTGGGAatataaagtagtagaaaatggaaatactgaagtaaagtacaagtacctcaagattgtacttcagtaaatgtactaagttacatcacatcacagcttaTTATAATGCGATTTTAACAAGATGACTGGtatcattttttaatctgaGCTCTATGTGTGAAATCAGTGGAGCGCCCCTTTAATTTCCTGATTTAGTATCCCTAAAATTCAGATGCTCCAGTTTGTAAAACCAACCAAACTgccatgttgtgttttaatgttgctCCCCCCATCATGTCATAATCTGTCATGATCTGGATGAAGTCCTTTGttcatctttttctctgtgtgattCTCACTGTATCCTCGCCCTCATCTGTTGTCcctctctgtcagtctcagCCAATCCCTCTGGTGACCTGCAGCCGGGCAGCAAGGTAGAGCTCCAGTGTGACGTAGACGGTCTGAACCCGGTACCGACAATTCAGTGGAAGAGGCCAGGTCGGAGTCTACCAGCAGGGTCACCACAGACAGTTGGCTCTGTGGCCGTCTCAGATGCAGGGACCTGGGAGTGCACATTCTCCCATGGTGGGGAAACGCACAGTGTGAGCCTGAACATCAAGGTTAAAGGTAGGACACTCTTCTACTGGAGgctttttaacataaaaaagcAGCCTCTGTGGCCACTGTTAAAGGCATGATGTGCTTTTACTTTCAGAGCTGGCAACTACAACACCTCCACCAGTCTCCTCCAAAACCTCAAAGAACAGCAACAGGCCGTCATGCACCGACTGTACGTACTGCTACTATATAACCTCTGACTTTGAGCACATTCTTCAGTGTATGagtcatttattcattatcCTCCTCTTCTGCCGTGGTCTGCTGTCATGGCTCAACCAGGTGGTACCATATCTTCTTCTGGTCTGCTCTTGGGGCTCAGCTGGTGGATGTGGGTTGTAATTGGAGTTGGCTGCCTGGTTGTGATTCTCCTGATGGTCTTAGTCATTGTCTTGTGCAAGAGGATCAAAAGAAAGAAGGTATGTATAGAAAATCATCAAGGGAATCGTATGCTTAGTAGATTTAAATTAGTAATTCGGCTGGAGGAGGATGGGTTACTGAGGAAAACCCCCTGAAAAttataatgtgattttttctttctgcgATAGAGAAAATTGCACAAGATGAAAAATGGCCGCCAGCTGCTCACGCCCAGGCAGTACTGCCAGTGTAACCGGTAAATGTTCTTAACTTTCTTCTATCAAGTAAAAGAGACTGCTTTATCCGCTCTCCAGTAATCTGCTCACTTTACAGATGCTTTCTAATAGACTCCATTCACTTTATATTAATGACAGTTTGACCTTCATTTTCACTGTGCCTTTTACCAAGTGCTTCATTATTGTGTCGTAATTAGTGTGAAaacttctcctctttcctctctttatcACAGCCCAACAGCTGCAGCGAAACCGCAGCAAGGACGCCGGAGAGAGAAACCATCAGTTCCCCCTCTGCAGCCCCTCCTAATGGAGTGACATGAAAGGCCGATCGAAGaaaaggagagacagacaaaaaaagaaagagagaaagtgtgagagaggggaaaaagataaagataagGAGAAAGCAAGTGGAAGAGAACCCCAGTGTGAATATGGCATGAATGTAAATGGGCTTTTGAATGCtcttgatgaaaatgaaaatcaaatgtAATGATGTGGGCACTTTGAGCTTTTTCAACACATACAACCAGTGAAGTGAATGCAAATAGGCTCTCCCACTGCAATTGAAAACAGCAACCGTCTGTACTTATTTTTTACATGAATGCAGCATGTGTTGACTTCTTCTGTACTGCCTTCGATCTTGAATTTATTTCAGCTGATTTAAATGCATTTCTGTTCAtgagtttctgtgtgtttgatatatgtgtatgtatacgTCATTTCTCTAAGGCTGTAAATGCAAAGATTAGAGCACTGTATTAAaatttgatgtctttttttcctcagtcAATAAACTATATGGATACCCAACTGCAAGACTTGCTAGATTATTTCCATCCTCATATAACAGAACAGGGAAGCTTCTGTCAGTGAGATAAAATAACAGACAGTAAAACTGAGTGTGCAGCATTTCCTGTGCGTTTAGATGATGCTCAAACAGTGCAGGAAAGGCGGACTCCGCCACTAACGATACAAACTACTTCATAAACACGTAATTACTCACTGGATATACAGTGAATGGCTATTTTGAGAGAAAATGATATAAAGTAGTATAAGAAAAGGGATTTGGTAGTTTGAGAACAGTGCGGGAAAGGCGGACCCTGCCAGTAACAAaacaaattactttttaaagacataatTACTGACTGAATATACATTGAATGGATTAAAAAAGGGATTTGAACCAAAAAAGAAATTGTTTCAAACTACCTGTGTGTTACGGTAGTTTGAAAGCAGTGCGGGAAAGGCGGACCCTGCCAGTGAAGAAACAAACTACTTTATAAACAGGTAATTACccactgtatacacactgaaCGGCTatttcaagagaaaaaaatacatacagtagtaTCAAAAAGgggtttgaaaaataaatgtgttaggAATTGTAACTTTAAACTTCTGTTCAAATTAATATCACACATTTTCTTGACTCTTTTATGCCACAATAGGCATTAAACCGTGCCTGCATTGGCACAGAAACTCTGTATTCCCCAAAACTGGTGCAGGACAACGCAGGTGTTGACACCAGTGCAGCGCTACATGTAatgaaacacacagtaaacacctgtttaacacagtaacacaagacCACAaactacatacatacataggcATACATACGTGTTTGTATATAAGAGTGAAAAAGTATTTGATCTCCTATATGAGCTAGGAAATTCTTAGATTTTGCATCAGTAGCCTACTTTGTAaaacttggtgtgtgtgtgagagagagaggcagagacagagacaatgtAATCCTGATCTATGTAATCCATTTAGCACATAACAGAAAGGATGGGATCATAGtggtgtctgacttcctgtgtttgtgtgtgtgtgtgtgtgtgagtacgaAAGCGACACCTGCAGTGCCTACAGTCTACCAAATGTCAGTGCTGAACTCATCGCTTCACTGAGAACATCACATGTGAGTACTcttaaacacactgtacatataCTCAATGTTGTGCTTGTTATTAGCTGATTTAAGGGATATCCTTTCAGAGGGAAGACACATGAGTCAGGAtgacaatatgtgtgtgtatgagagcaCGAATTGTTTCTACAAATACTGGCAAATCTCCCAGACGCTGCCGGAGATCCACTCTCGTAGACGGGAGCCAAGGGGCACCGAGGGACAAGGCTTTAGTGCTCAAATCTGGTCTCGTCCAAGgccacatttttaaaactctttGTCTCGTTACAAATGCTGATTGATTTGCCTTGGCCTTGGTTGGGTATCATCTGTCTTGTTCGCAGTTTGCCTCAAAAACTGGCACAAATGATCTCAAATAATTACAAGAAGATGACGAGCCAGAATATCTGAATGCCTTGTGATATTTGtctgataaaaacacagatgggCTCGATCAAGTAATACAATTCTGAATGAATGGCTCTCTGTTTTATCCCCTTacacaatattaatgacattagtCTTGATCTATGGATTTGACCCTCTATGGTACTCAGACTTCAGTAGTCTTTGTGCTGTGCTGCTCATGATGACAACTCTGAGAAGGATTTCAAAATCTCAAATCAGAGAAgccaaaaatagaaaactgtTCCTCAGTTTACTGAAGTGATAGATAGTTATGATGATAGTTATTGCACAAGATAAACACTTGTGCAATAACGAACGAtgacattttgttgattttgcaATCGTTAGCATTGATGGGGGGGCCTATACACAAGTAGTACGCAAAGAAGTACACAATATTGTGTTCTTATGGAACAAATCTGTTCCTAAATGTAAAAAAGCTTTAACCCAGGAGAATGTAAATATTTAGACTATATTGCTCAGGAGTTCAGCTCTGTGGACTGCAAACTGCTGCCTAACATGAAAAAATGATTGTTGCAGCTTTTATccatcaattattttttaaaaatataaaaaataattcaccGATGTTCAGAATGAATGTGACAATAACTGTTACAGTCATACTAAGTCTTTCTATTCAGAAGAATTGTGCTGTATTTATATCATACTGTAAGTTATTtgttgtaaataatgtcttaTTCTGAAGAGCACAGAGTAATCATGGAGATGTTGTACATTTTTCGGTATTGTTGCTGATTTCTAATTTGAAACAGAGCAAAAACCAtgataatgtgttttgtttttgtattttagggcacaaatatacatataatacCAATATTTATACATGAAATATCACTATTTACACGTAAGGTATTAGTTTTGTCAAATGAGATCAACACAGTGCCAGAACTGACCCTCTACAGGTTTATCGTACTGCTCATTATGTGAGTATACCGGCAGTAGGCTGTCAGAACAAATAGCTTTCAATGTGCTTTAAATAATGCCATAAGAAAAGCAGCGTATACTGTGCTGTAATGTGTGTGTCGCAATCCACGTACAGTACGTTACGTAGCATACAGCGTCTATAAATGTAACATGACTAGAATATTCAACATAATATGTCTTTTATCCAGTCTAACACTTAAGTAATGAGGACAAAAACTAAAGCTTTAAACTTATTTGGAGACCATCTTTGGTTCGTGTTTGTAGGTTCATGTTTGTCTCTCCCCGTAACGTCCTGCTGGTTGTCAAGTAATCTGATATAAAACGAATGCTCCGGCATCTTTTAGTAACATCTTGCGGCATTCTGCGAGATGATGCTGTAACTCAGTCCCAAAGGTATTCTGGAGCCTGAAAAGCTTAAAAATGTGGTGCCTGTATCCTTCAACAAACCCAGTGACCCTGTATATTGTCAACATTTTACTTACATGATATGTTCTTTTACTTTGGGACCGTaacacaggaaacaacaaaaacaatgccAATTTAAAAGTTATtcagaacattaaaaaatggCTGATCTAAACCGGCCTTTGTAGTGTACATAATATACAGTCTGTATAAGTTGCTGGGGGATATACCTCTGTCTGTGCAATATAGCCAAAAGACGTAAGATTTATGAACAGACGCGGTGCAATAGATGGTCAGTTTAGGTGGTCAGGTGGATAAATGCACCTGCACATTTAGCATATTTTCACATAATATTCCCATGTTGTTCTGGTCAGCGTCAGACTGGCCACTGCCATTGACCCTGTGTGTTTAAACCTTCGTCTTTACATCAGCACactttgtatttttgaattgtttttatgtgtgtgaatgaattatttgtgttgctttgtgCCCGCAAGCCTCGAATTGCCCACTGAGGGACGCATTAAGTGTTAAAATGCACTGAAGTGAAAGTATAGTTAAAGCAAACACTCTATACTCATTTTACCCAGGTGCATTGATGCTATTTGTTCTACAGCATTAATGGCCACAGGAGAAATCTCCTAACCTCGTTAGTGTTGGTCCGTGCTGTGTTCACTACTACTAGATGTAGTCGAAACAGCCATCAGTTGAGAAAAACTCACCTACGCAGGCCTTCTGGGAGATCGTTTTGTTTGTGAcaattttgtgttgtttgctcATTTTTAATATGTTCAAGGTTCCTTGCGGTAAAGTCCAAGGAGAAGGACGGGGATACATTTTTGTTgtggttatttatttatcagtttatttgaCAGAGACAATACATGGAGGCATTGTTACATCTAATTAAAATGCAAACTGATGCAACGTATTTGGGCTTCTCGCCATGGCTAATTTGCTTTCCTTGTTGGCTCGCTGCTCCAGTGTTGTGCCGTATTAATCAACCCTGCCGTGAAAAGCACCCACTGCCTCCGATTGGCTTCCCCTGATATTCTtagcctaaccctaactaatTTCACTCCTCGTGCCTCGACCTAACCAAGGTTATTATCTACACGGGGGTGCTTTCCACGGCAGGTTTGCTTATTTTGGCATCACACCGGCATTTGATTTGAAATTACACAATGAGAATCAAAAGTCGATgcttcattttaattttcaaattcCATTTTTTGAAAACAGTCAATATTTGCTTGCAGGTTTGTAGATAATGATTGCAATCCGCGACCACTTTCTGACACCTTTACTTGCTCAGTTGTCCTCCTGGATCCAGATTCTTCCATATATTTAATAACCTGCATGTATCAGAATTTTTGTAGCTGTAATCTTTATGTTCTGTGTCGGTCCGTTCTGTACACGCGACAGCTATTGCAGGGCTCCCTCCTCTGCGGCTTTTCCTGAGgttctttccattttttcctctttttgttacTTGCTCAAAATGAGTGTCGaaggacagagggtgtcatTCACTGTCGAGATTGTAAAGCCCCCTGAAGCAATGTGATTAGGGATTATGGGCTACATAAATGACACTGACTTGACTTGGTATTTTACCTGTGATGCTCTGCCACTGCATCAGTCTTTATATCTTGCTTGTTTTGGGCGCTTTCACCATCAGCTAGGCCTTCTGTAAATGGGTACACAGCTGTATTGACTCCAAGTGGCTGACTTGGCTGGTCACCATGTTTGGCTGTAGAAAACTACTTGTTTAAACACATTGTTCTGCTGCATAGACCTAAAATTCAGCAGAGTACGTAGAACAAAGGGCTATGAGTTCAGTATCTTCAAACACAGATGGAGCTGGAGGTCAGCACTTTAATCTTATTCATTGTTTGATTTGAACGAGTACACAGCCAatgtgatgaaaaagaaaaagtaatagAAAAAAACGTCATGtattccttttcttcctctcggGGTCGTGAGGAGCATGTCAACATTCACACTTAGAGGCCCAGTGTgcgtttttttgtcttttctgtagGCGATTACCAGGCTGTGTCTCCCTCGCTCTGTGCTCGATGAAAATATAACATCTATGTTGCTCTGGGGGTGTTTTTGAGACAATAGGATTCCCTTTTCATGGCTATTACTCAGTTCTCTCTTCTCATTGTctgtcttacacacacacacacacacacacacacacgcacacacacacacacacacacacacacacacacacacattcgttctaagtgaaactgaaatttctGAGGCAGAGTGTGTCCTCTCCCTCTTGTATTTGCATTTGGGTTTTAATTCCATCTGTG includes:
- the LOC141012373 gene encoding T-cell surface glycoprotein CD4-like — protein: MKTVVWFGFVLGALSAAGRVIVTKTGETATLDCDYRRNLVWHRGNDMIITRGKFPMQDKGDIGKRSTERGGDLVISGVKPTDAGSFTCTADTKVYQHTLGVVSVSANPSGDLQPGSKVELQCDVDGLNPVPTIQWKRPGRSLPAGSPQTVGSVAVSDAGTWECTFSHGGETHSVSLNIKVKELATTTPPPVSSKTSKNSNRPSCTDCGTISSSGLLLGLSWWMWVVIGVGCLVVILLMVLVIVLCKRIKRKKRKLHKMKNGRQLLTPRQYCQCNRPTAAAKPQQGRRREKPSVPPLQPLLME